The Desulfitobacterium chlororespirans DSM 11544 genome includes a region encoding these proteins:
- the yhbY gene encoding ribosome assembly RNA-binding protein YhbY, with product MLTGKQKGFLRSMGNEMDPILQIGKGGVTEAVIAQADETLEARELIKGRVLPNSMEDVQSAAAELAERTSAELVQVIGRNFLLYRESKKKPMIDLPR from the coding sequence GTGTTGACCGGAAAACAAAAAGGTTTTTTACGCTCCATGGGCAATGAGATGGATCCTATCTTACAGATTGGTAAAGGAGGAGTCACAGAAGCTGTCATAGCACAAGCCGATGAGACTCTGGAAGCCCGGGAGTTAATTAAAGGGAGAGTGCTCCCCAACAGCATGGAAGATGTACAAAGCGCGGCCGCAGAATTGGCGGAACGCACCTCTGCAGAGTTGGTTCAGGTCATTGGGAGAAATTTTCTGCTCTATCGTGAGTCGAAGAAGAAGCCCATGATCGACCTGCCGCGATAA
- the nadD gene encoding nicotinate-nucleotide adenylyltransferase, with protein MNINAPPKRIGIMGGTFDPLHYGHLVAAEMARHEFALEKVIFIPTGNPPHKVGRRVTSPGDRYEMVKRAVRDNRFFEVSDLEILREGYSYTVDTLKDMHELYPQHELYFITGADAFREIFTWREVQSVLSLSHFIGASRPGFDPHEFLEELKRDYPEFLPHMHLFDVPALAISSTDIRSRVKEGKPIRYLLPESVRLYIEEADLYRA; from the coding sequence ATGAACATTAATGCTCCACCCAAAAGAATAGGGATTATGGGAGGGACCTTTGATCCCTTGCATTATGGTCATCTGGTGGCGGCCGAAATGGCCCGCCATGAATTTGCCTTGGAGAAAGTGATTTTTATCCCCACCGGTAATCCTCCCCATAAAGTTGGCCGTAGGGTAACCTCTCCCGGGGATCGCTATGAAATGGTCAAACGTGCTGTTCGGGATAACAGATTTTTTGAAGTCTCTGATCTGGAAATCCTCCGTGAAGGTTATTCCTATACTGTGGATACCCTTAAGGATATGCATGAGCTTTATCCGCAGCATGAGCTGTATTTTATTACGGGAGCAGATGCATTTCGCGAGATTTTCACCTGGAGAGAGGTGCAGTCTGTTTTATCCCTCAGCCATTTCATCGGGGCTTCCCGCCCTGGATTTGACCCTCATGAGTTTCTTGAAGAATTGAAACGGGATTATCCGGAATTTCTGCCTCATATGCATCTTTTCGATGTGCCTGCTTTAGCCATATCTTCCACCGATATACGTTCCCGGGTCAAAGAAGGGAAGCCCATTCGCTATTTGCTTCCTGAATCCGTTCGTCTTTATATTGAAGAGGCAGATTTGTATAGGGCTTAG
- a CDS encoding RNA recognition motif domain-containing protein, whose amino-acid sequence MATLYVGNLPWNTTSEDLNSFFGQYGQVISSRIITDRETGRSRGFGFVEVEDEDAARMAEDLNGKDFGGRPLTVNEARPKQQM is encoded by the coding sequence ATGGCAACCCTTTATGTCGGAAATTTACCCTGGAACACTACATCTGAAGATCTCAACTCTTTCTTTGGCCAGTATGGTCAAGTGATAAGCAGTCGTATCATTACGGATCGTGAGACAGGGCGCTCACGAGGTTTTGGTTTTGTAGAGGTTGAAGATGAGGATGCGGCACGTATGGCGGAAGACCTTAATGGGAAGGATTTCGGCGGCCGGCCTTTAACGGTCAATGAGGCAAGACCTAAACAGCAGATGTAA
- the yqeK gene encoding bis(5'-nucleosyl)-tetraphosphatase (symmetrical) YqeK has product MDIQEAYNLAYSSMSKKRFSHTLGVVRWAQELAIKHQVDGVRAQIAAYLHDLKKEIDFTQQIAMAKEWNLIRYPEDEDNPHSLHGPLAAYWLECEYGYKDQEVLAAIAHHTLGAPGMESLEMLIYSADLTEPQRSFPDVDKLRQSLYDNLENGTLMCVEHTLNYLRKSKRSIHPQTLLTYEDLKRRQKFADR; this is encoded by the coding sequence TTGGATATTCAGGAAGCCTACAATTTAGCTTACAGTTCCATGTCAAAGAAGCGGTTTAGTCATACCTTGGGAGTTGTCCGGTGGGCTCAGGAGCTGGCCATAAAGCACCAGGTGGATGGCGTGAGGGCTCAGATTGCTGCCTATTTGCATGACCTTAAGAAAGAAATTGATTTTACGCAACAGATAGCTATGGCGAAAGAGTGGAATTTAATTCGCTATCCTGAGGACGAAGACAATCCTCATAGTCTCCATGGTCCTCTGGCAGCTTACTGGCTGGAGTGTGAATATGGCTACAAGGATCAGGAAGTATTGGCGGCTATAGCTCATCACACTTTAGGAGCTCCGGGAATGGAAAGCCTGGAGATGCTAATTTATAGTGCTGATCTAACGGAACCTCAGCGTTCTTTTCCCGATGTAGACAAACTACGACAATCCTTGTATGATAATCTTGAGAATGGTACACTGATGTGTGTTGAACATACTTTAAATTATTTGCGTAAAAGTAAGCGGAGCATCCATCCTCAAACACTGCTTACCTATGAAGATTTAAAAAGGAGGCAAAAATTTGCTGACAGATAA
- the rsfS gene encoding ribosome silencing factor, whose translation MLTDKQLHGAVNLVEDKKGRETILLDLKGISMVTDYFLITTGNSTTQVKAITDNLSEKLPELGVTILRVEGLQEAKWVLVDCGDLVIHVMTPDQREFYNLERLWGDAPVISS comes from the coding sequence TTGCTGACAGATAAGCAATTGCATGGCGCAGTAAACCTTGTTGAAGACAAAAAAGGCCGGGAGACCATTCTGCTTGACCTCAAAGGGATTTCCATGGTCACAGATTATTTCTTGATCACAACCGGAAATTCCACCACTCAAGTTAAGGCGATCACTGATAACCTCTCCGAGAAGCTCCCCGAATTGGGAGTGACTATTTTAAGAGTGGAAGGGCTGCAGGAGGCCAAATGGGTTCTTGTGGATTGCGGAGACTTGGTAATTCATGTTATGACTCCGGACCAGCGGGAATTCTACAACCTTGAGCGGCTCTGGGGAGACGCGCCGGTGATCAGCTCTTGA